A DNA window from Malus domestica chromosome 12, GDT2T_hap1 contains the following coding sequences:
- the LOC103449933 gene encoding protein RGF1 INDUCIBLE TRANSCRIPTION FACTOR 1-like isoform X4: MDRTMLVPPWLEQLLTTSFFRVCRTHGDAARSESNMFCLDCSGDAFCFYCRSSRHKDHQVIQIRRSSYHDVVRVSEVQKVLDITGVQTYVINSARVMFLNERPQPKAGSKGASHICETCGRSLLDPVRFCSLGCKVQLVKVTRKGNLEHFRVVLGLEWIAHVWSIMDGCF; encoded by the exons ATG GACAGGACAATGCTGGTGCCTCCATGGCTAGAACAATTGCTCACCACATCATTCTTCAGAGTCTGCCGTACACATGGAGACGCCGCCAGAAGTGAGTCCAACATGTTCTGCTTAGATTGCAGTGGAGATGCTTTCTGCTTTTATTGCCGGTCCTCCAGACACAAAGATCACCAAGTGATTCAG ATAAGGAGATCTTCATACCATGATGTGGTGAGGGTTTCAGAAGTTCAGAAGGTATTGGACATAACCGGAGTTCAGACATATGTCATAAACAGCGCCAGAGTTATGTTTCTGAATGAGAGGCCTCAGCCTAAGGCTGGGAGTAAAGGAGCTTCCCACATTTGTGAAACCTGTGGCAGAAGCCTCTTGGACCCTGTTCGTTTCTGCTCACTTGGCTGTAAG gttcaattGGTAAAAGTGACAAGAAAAggtaatttggagcattttagagtagttttaggcttggaatggatagcacatgtatgGAGTATAAtggatggatgtttttga
- the LOC103449933 gene encoding protein RGF1 INDUCIBLE TRANSCRIPTION FACTOR 1-like isoform X3: MDRTMLVPPWLEQLLTTSFFRVCRTHGDAARSESNMFCLDCSGDAFCFYCRSSRHKDHQVIQIRRSSYHDVVRVSEVQKVLDITGVQTYVINSARVMFLNERPQPKAGSKGASHICETCGRSLLDPVRFCSLGCKVLRAVERKTHTHKSLKIRKTYLCRNLARRKERIALELCPAIQDL, encoded by the exons ATG GACAGGACAATGCTGGTGCCTCCATGGCTAGAACAATTGCTCACCACATCATTCTTCAGAGTCTGCCGTACACATGGAGACGCCGCCAGAAGTGAGTCCAACATGTTCTGCTTAGATTGCAGTGGAGATGCTTTCTGCTTTTATTGCCGGTCCTCCAGACACAAAGATCACCAAGTGATTCAG ATAAGGAGATCTTCATACCATGATGTGGTGAGGGTTTCAGAAGTTCAGAAGGTATTGGACATAACCGGAGTTCAGACATATGTCATAAACAGCGCCAGAGTTATGTTTCTGAATGAGAGGCCTCAGCCTAAGGCTGGGAGTAAAGGAGCTTCCCACATTTGTGAAACCTGTGGCAGAAGCCTCTTGGACCCTGTTCGTTTCTGCTCACTTGGCTGTAAG GTTTTGAGAGCCGTAGAGAGAAAAACCCACACACACAAGAgcctaaaaatcagaaaaacatATTTGTGCCGCAACCTTGcaaggagaaaggagaggaTAGCTTTGGAGCTGTGCCCTGCCATTCAAGACCTTTGA
- the LOC103449933 gene encoding protein RGF1 INDUCIBLE TRANSCRIPTION FACTOR 1-like isoform X2, protein MDRTMLVPPWLEQLLTTSFFRVCRTHGDAARSESNMFCLDCSGDAFCFYCRSSRHKDHQVIQIRRSSYHDVVRVSEVQKVLDITGVQTYVINSARVMFLNERPQPKAGSKGASHICETCGRSLLDPVRFCSLGCKLKFSLAIRLNKSEKNQGTGTNCGNNKWECENHDPFRLVMECNFINKSKHLS, encoded by the exons ATG GACAGGACAATGCTGGTGCCTCCATGGCTAGAACAATTGCTCACCACATCATTCTTCAGAGTCTGCCGTACACATGGAGACGCCGCCAGAAGTGAGTCCAACATGTTCTGCTTAGATTGCAGTGGAGATGCTTTCTGCTTTTATTGCCGGTCCTCCAGACACAAAGATCACCAAGTGATTCAG ATAAGGAGATCTTCATACCATGATGTGGTGAGGGTTTCAGAAGTTCAGAAGGTATTGGACATAACCGGAGTTCAGACATATGTCATAAACAGCGCCAGAGTTATGTTTCTGAATGAGAGGCCTCAGCCTAAGGCTGGGAGTAAAGGAGCTTCCCACATTTGTGAAACCTGTGGCAGAAGCCTCTTGGACCCTGTTCGTTTCTGCTCACTTGGCTGTAAG CTCAAGTTTTCCCTAGCCATTAGATTGAATAAATCCGAGAAAAATCAAGGAACTGGAACAAACTGTGGAAACAATAAATGGGAATGTGAAAATCATGACCCTTTTAGATTGGTAATGGAatgtaattttataaataaaagtaagcatctttcttaa
- the LOC103449933 gene encoding protein RGF1 INDUCIBLE TRANSCRIPTION FACTOR 1-like isoform X1, whose amino-acid sequence MDRTMLVPPWLEQLLTTSFFRVCRTHGDAARSESNMFCLDCSGDAFCFYCRSSRHKDHQVIQIRRSSYHDVVRVSEVQKVLDITGVQTYVINSARVMFLNERPQPKAGSKGASHICETCGRSLLDPVRFCSLGCKLAGINRNGDANFTLEAKNEEAMGGREELREGSQQDICPPTPPPPPSTTRRRKGIPHRAPFGS is encoded by the exons ATG GACAGGACAATGCTGGTGCCTCCATGGCTAGAACAATTGCTCACCACATCATTCTTCAGAGTCTGCCGTACACATGGAGACGCCGCCAGAAGTGAGTCCAACATGTTCTGCTTAGATTGCAGTGGAGATGCTTTCTGCTTTTATTGCCGGTCCTCCAGACACAAAGATCACCAAGTGATTCAG ATAAGGAGATCTTCATACCATGATGTGGTGAGGGTTTCAGAAGTTCAGAAGGTATTGGACATAACCGGAGTTCAGACATATGTCATAAACAGCGCCAGAGTTATGTTTCTGAATGAGAGGCCTCAGCCTAAGGCTGGGAGTAAAGGAGCTTCCCACATTTGTGAAACCTGTGGCAGAAGCCTCTTGGACCCTGTTCGTTTCTGCTCACTTGGCTGTAAG CTTGCGGGAATAAATAGAAATGGGGATGCAAACTTTACCTTAGAGGCAAAGAATGAGGAGGCAATGGGGGGAAGAGAAGAGTTGCGTGAAGGCTCACAACAAGACATATGCCCGCCCACGCCGCCTCCACCTCCTTccacaacaagaagaagaaaaggcatTCCTCATAGGGCACCCTTTGGCTCCTAA
- the LOC139190052 gene encoding uncharacterized protein: MQLREMWSLIHTNYLEKMGGQRTKESMSSRWKLLSQSFSTWRDALAQASGNLRSGENLTDQELQAQAWYGAKTKSKNKTFTRFECWNIVKDCPKFRVVHVGPEVFMNSTPLHSTPEHASHDHDEDDEEVPETPPVEQASGSTRYPIRPQGKKASKRKGNASKNDYAKYMEDLARQGELNLAREMAKFEADKAREDAKAAAFERKFEADERERELLRQEREHRREERMAERDRDIMKEPLEGKSPDFKYFWKSEKADVLRRRRAREARARGDGPSTTREDYPSMTREDHPSTTNWLGDGYHPFTNP; this comes from the exons atgcagttgcgagaaatgtggagtcttattcataccaattatcttgagaaaatgggtgggcaaagaactaaggaatcgatgtccagtcgttggaaattacttagtcaatcgtttagtacgtggagagacgccttggcacaagctagtggtaatcttcgaagtggggaaaatttaacggatcag gaacttcaagcacaagcttggtatggtgccaaaaccaaaagcaaaaacaaaacattcacccggtttgaatgttggaatattgtcaaagattgtcctaaatttagAGTTGTGCATGTCGGTCCAGAAGTTTTCATGAACAGCACCCCTCTACACTCTACACCTGAGCATGCCTCGCATGatcatgatgaagatgatgaagaagtgcctgaaacgccccccgttgaacaagcgtcggggtcgacccgttatccaattaggcctcaaggtaagaaggcttcaaagagaaaaggtaatgcttccaagaatgattatgcaaagtatatggaagatcttgcccgccaaggtgaattgaatttggcccgggaaatggctaaatttgaggctgataaggctagagaggatgcaaaagctgcagcttttgagagaaaatttgaagctgatgagagagaaagagaactacttcggcaagaaagggaacatagaagagaagaaagaatggctgaacgagatcgtgacattatgaaggagcctttagaagggaagtctccagactttaaatatttttggaagtcagAGAAAGCGGATGTGTtgcgaaggaggcgtgcaagagaagcgagagcaagaggagatggtcctagcaccacAAGAGAAGATTATCCTAGCATgacaagagaagatcatcctagcaccacaaattggttaggtgATGGTTATCATCCATTCACGaacccataa
- the LOC103449954 gene encoding RING-H2 finger protein ATL52-like has translation MENVGIRVEGASGSGSFFTPLLISMAGIVFTTLAIVAYHFLVKYCLRRRQQQMQLQIQASLAQQSGTNQSNGVDEKVLNSIPILSYSTNDGELFRVDQSECVICLGDLEDGDLVRLLPSCKHVFHNPCIERWFWGHTNCPVCRSAIDVPIASVASTLPVEYSHDQVGQVRDRELEEAGPVYQPNCSSHPHDPEEGLAITAASTTISTQLSKPNGLLRHCVSLVVLPMEDSSKQQILLKRLERSLSLDHSHVLINIYTESDDKPSSSSSTSSDCSSSKPVLKQCRSLKARSMRQLDRMSSVLVKSISQLRMGQSFSTASGHGNLPC, from the coding sequence ATGGAGAATGTTGGGATAAGAGTGGAAGGAGCTTCAGGTTCTGGTTCTTTCTTCACACCCCTTTTGATTTCCATGGCAGGCATTGTCTTCACAACCCTAGCAATAGTTGCGTACCATTTCCTAGTTAAGTATTGCCTACGGAGGAGGCAACAGCAGATGCAACTGCAAATCCAAGCCAGCCTCGCGCAACAATCAGGCACCAATCAATCCAATGGGGTTGATGAGAAAGTCCTGAATTCCATCCCAATTCTCTCGTACTCGACGAACGATGGTGAACTTTTTCGCGTGGATCAAAGCGAGTGCGTGATTTGCTTGGGAGACTTAGAAGACGGGGATTTGGTGCGTTTGTTGCCGAGTTGCAAGCACGTGTTTCATAATCCATGCATAGAAAGGTGGTTTTGGGGGCATACAAACTGTCCGGTTTGTAGGTCAGCTATAGATGTGCCTATTGCTTCTGTGGCATCAACGTTGCCTGTGGAATATAGTCATGATCAAGTTGGTCAAGTTAGAGACAGAGAACTCGAAGAAGCCGGCCCAGTATATCAACCCAATTGCTCATCGCACCCTCATGATCCAGAGGAGGGTTTGGCAATTACAGCTGCTAGTACTACTATATCAACCCAATTGTCAAAACCAAATGGTTTGCTTAGGCATTGTGTGTCACTGGTGGTATTGCCTATGGAGGATAGTAGTAAGCAGCAGATTTTGTTGAAGAGGTTGGAGAGGTCTTTGTCTTTGGATCATTCCCACGTTCTTATCAATATATACACAGAGAGTGATGACAAGCCCTCTTCAtcatcttctacttcttctGATTGTTCCTCTTCGAAGCCGGTTCTTAAGCAGTGTAGATCGTTGAAGGCGCGGTCGATGAGGCAGCTTGATCGAATGTCTTCAGTTTTAGTAAAATCTATTTCTCAACTGCGGATGGGCCAGAGTTTCAGCACGGCCAGTGGCCATGGAAATCTTCCTTGTTAG